A region of Aphanothece sacrum FPU1 DNA encodes the following proteins:
- a CDS encoding Uma2 family endonuclease, with protein sequence MVDSVQINLDSLNLTDEQFYQICQDNRDLRFEKNAKGDLIIMPPTGGETGERNSEINFQIQLWNKEYKLGKVFDSSTGFKLPNGADRSPDASWIPLEKWDNLTPKQRQKFLSLCPDFVIELCSPSDSLKPLQEKMIEYIENGTKLGWLINRKDKKIEIYRQGREVEILDNPNTLLGENILPNFVLNLELIW encoded by the coding sequence ATGGTTGATTCAGTACAAATTAATTTAGATTCCCTTAATCTAACCGATGAACAATTTTATCAAATTTGTCAAGATAATCGAGATTTGCGTTTTGAAAAAAATGCCAAAGGAGACTTAATTATTATGCCACCGACAGGAGGAGAAACAGGAGAAAGAAATTCAGAGATTAATTTTCAAATTCAACTTTGGAATAAGGAATATAAATTGGGTAAAGTTTTTGATTCATCTACAGGTTTTAAGCTTCCTAATGGTGCAGATAGATCCCCTGATGCGTCTTGGATACCTTTAGAAAAATGGGATAACTTAACTCCTAAACAACGTCAAAAATTTCTATCTTTATGTCCTGATTTCGTCATTGAATTATGTTCCCCTAGCGATAGTTTAAAACCTTTGCAAGAAAAGATGATAGAGTATATTGAAAATGGAACAAAATTAGGATGGCTGATTAATCGAAAAGATAAAAAAATCGAAATTTATCGACAAGGTAGAGAAGTTGAAATATTAGATAATCCTAATACTTTATTAGGAGAAAATATCTTACCTAATTTTGTCTTAAATTTAGAATTAATTTGGTAA
- a CDS encoding adenosine deaminase — protein MALYADLHRHLGGSVVPRILWRYFKRHNQEMAQRFPKYPAFEEFYTRKRNTLDEYLELHTLVESVQTEQTLPYFIYRLIRGAYIFENLAYLELRYTPYLRTPEHLSQNQRIDEMAKIVQIVGKASQVHEYPIIISQILCMHSRLPYEVNKAIVELAANMGDYVCAIDVAGGDSHYGDRLDEFISLYQYARSLGLKTTGHLYETPQGCYPALLPYLMRIGHGIQIPLKYPELLPEIARSNQCLEVCPTTYLKTGTLEDLSELKVVFDRCFDAGVDIAICTDNAGLHNVRLPFEYENLLTQDVIDFKQLQACQDAAFRHAFAWPHKERPASLLTDLLKDNSPEKMLLSV, from the coding sequence GTGGCATTATATGCGGACTTACATCGTCATTTAGGAGGTTCCGTTGTTCCGAGAATTCTCTGGCGGTACTTTAAGCGACATAACCAAGAAATGGCGCAAAGATTCCCCAAATATCCCGCTTTTGAGGAATTTTACACCCGCAAACGGAATACCCTAGATGAATACCTAGAATTACACACCCTGGTAGAGAGTGTACAAACGGAACAGACGCTTCCCTATTTTATTTATCGACTAATTCGGGGGGCGTATATTTTCGAGAATTTAGCTTATTTAGAATTGCGCTATACTCCTTATTTGCGTACACCTGAACATCTTAGTCAAAATCAGAGAATTGATGAGATGGCGAAAATTGTGCAAATTGTGGGAAAAGCCAGTCAAGTTCACGAATATCCCATCATTATTAGTCAAATTCTCTGTATGCACTCCCGTTTACCCTACGAAGTCAATAAGGCTATTGTAGAGTTAGCTGCCAACATGGGAGATTATGTTTGTGCGATCGATGTTGCAGGGGGAGACTCTCATTATGGCGATCGCTTAGACGAATTTATCAGTCTTTATCAATATGCGCGATCGCTAGGACTCAAAACAACCGGACATTTGTATGAAACGCCTCAAGGTTGTTATCCAGCATTATTGCCTTATTTAATGCGAATTGGTCATGGAATTCAAATTCCTTTGAAATATCCCGAATTATTGCCTGAAATTGCCCGATCAAATCAGTGTTTAGAAGTGTGTCCTACTACTTATTTAAAGACAGGAACTTTAGAGGATTTATCTGAGTTAAAAGTGGTATTTGATCGCTGTTTTGATGCGGGTGTTGATATTGCAATTTGTACGGATAATGCGGGGTTACATAATGTCCGTCTACCCTTTGAATACGAAAATCTTTTGACCCAAGATGTGATTGATTTTAAACAGTTACAAGCTTGTCAAGATGCAGCTTTTCGTCATGCTTTTGCTTGGCCCCATAAAGAACGTCCTGCTTCTTTATTAACTGATTTACTCAAAGATAATTCTCCTGAAAAGATGTTATTATCTGTGTAA
- a CDS encoding type II toxin-antitoxin system RelE family toxin, protein MTEYKIEFLKSAKKELSKLPKDIQERIKNKIETLKINPYPPDFKQLTNGEGRLRVRIGDYRIIYRVENNILVVLVIKIGHHSKIYKN, encoded by the coding sequence ATGACAGAATATAAAATCGAATTCCTAAAAAGTGCTAAGAAAGAACTGTCAAAACTTCCCAAAGATATTCAGGAACGAATCAAAAACAAAATTGAAACATTAAAAATAAATCCTTATCCTCCTGATTTTAAACAACTCACAAATGGAGAAGGAAGATTAAGAGTAAGAATAGGAGACTATCGAATTATTTATCGAGTCGAGAATAACATTTTAGTTGTTTTGGTAATTAAAATTGGCCATCATAGTAAAATTTATAAAAATTAG
- a CDS encoding type II toxin-antitoxin system RelE family toxin — MLDYILLKQAERYLQRMQPDDQLRIINALDSLISNPLTLDIKPLKGRPEFRLRVGKYRVLFIEDQDKQVYVITAIGSRGDIYK; from the coding sequence TTGCTTGATTATATTCTCTTAAAACAAGCAGAACGCTATTTACAGCGAATGCAACCTGATGATCAACTTCGCATTATTAATGCTTTAGATTCCTTAATTTCTAATCCTTTAACCCTAGATATTAAACCCTTAAAAGGTCGTCCTGAATTTCGTTTGCGTGTGGGGAAGTATCGGGTATTATTTATAGAAGATCAAGATAAGCAAGTTTATGTAATAACTGCAATTGGTTCTCGTGG
- a CDS encoding BRCT domain-containing protein has product MTNELIYEISTLLLVLGASRINYRQLRNSWVKQQALLLGKQQELILETQTLKNNLTNVVETNESLTQNNHQLKQSLSEITQNLTTLQGKVSELDQQKINLSNNLKQEQDKVISLQQTATSLEQKQEKLQTEYQQQVSSLQKQLDSLQREKEQTFNQLQQETRKATATQQQVNSLTQQLESEKQLITNLETQVKTVEQEKVTFAKELESQVNSLTQQLDSEKQLITNLETQVKTVEQEKVTFAKELESQVNSLTQQLDSEKQLITNLETQVKTVEQEKVTVTKELESQVNSLTQQLDSEKQLITSLETQVKTVEQEKVTVTKELESQVNSLTQQLDSEKQLITSLETQVKTVEQEKVTVTKELESQVNSLTQQLESEKQLITSLKTQVKTVEQEKVTVTKELEEQVNSLTKEKDKLETKLRKIETTETKSPPKSEALVSTKASEEIKVSLTPKSEAKVETKVVEEIPVSIPQKVETKVIEKEDEIVIPVTEKVETEKKVSQKDDKKKEEESQETVKNEHVLTGKKIVIAGSLSQINRDEARILLQKLRATITTSLSSKTHYIVVGKEPGDKLKKAQKLGIPQLTESEFVELLK; this is encoded by the coding sequence ATGACCAATGAATTGATTTACGAAATTTCCACATTATTACTGGTTCTAGGTGCTTCTCGCATCAATTATCGGCAACTTCGTAACAGTTGGGTGAAACAACAAGCATTGCTGTTAGGGAAGCAACAAGAATTAATTCTGGAGACACAAACTCTCAAAAATAATTTAACTAATGTGGTAGAGACGAATGAATCTCTAACGCAAAATAATCATCAACTGAAACAGAGTTTATCAGAAATTACACAAAATTTAACGACGCTTCAAGGTAAAGTTAGTGAGTTAGACCAACAAAAAATTAATTTATCCAATAATTTAAAACAAGAACAAGATAAGGTTATTTCTCTGCAACAAACTGCTACGAGTTTAGAACAAAAGCAAGAAAAATTACAAACTGAATATCAGCAACAAGTATCTTCACTGCAAAAGCAACTTGATAGTTTACAGCGAGAAAAAGAACAAACTTTTAATCAACTGCAGCAAGAAACAAGAAAAGCAACCGCGACACAACAACAGGTTAATAGTTTAACTCAACAATTAGAGTCAGAGAAACAACTAATTACCAATTTAGAGACACAAGTTAAAACTGTTGAACAAGAGAAGGTAACTTTTGCTAAAGAGTTAGAATCACAGGTTAATAGTTTAACTCAACAATTAGATTCAGAAAAACAACTAATTACCAATTTAGAGACACAAGTTAAAACTGTTGAACAAGAGAAGGTAACTTTTGCTAAAGAGTTAGAATCACAGGTTAATAGTTTAACTCAACAATTAGATTCAGAAAAACAACTAATTACCAATTTAGAGACACAAGTTAAAACCGTCGAACAAGAGAAGGTAACTGTTACTAAGGAGTTAGAATCACAGGTTAATAGTTTAACTCAACAATTAGATTCAGAAAAACAACTAATTACCAGTTTAGAGACACAAGTTAAAACTGTTGAACAAGAGAAGGTAACTGTTACTAAGGAGTTAGAATCACAGGTTAATAGTTTAACTCAACAATTAGATTCAGAAAAACAACTAATTACCAGTTTAGAGACACAAGTTAAAACTGTTGAACAAGAGAAGGTAACTGTTACTAAGGAGTTAGAATCACAGGTTAATAGTTTAACTCAACAATTAGAGTCAGAAAAACAACTAATTACCAGTTTAAAGACACAAGTTAAAACTGTTGAACAAGAGAAGGTAACTGTTACTAAAGAGTTAGAAGAACAGGTTAATAGTTTAACTAAAGAGAAAGATAAGCTAGAAACTAAACTAAGAAAAATTGAAACAACTGAAACTAAATCTCCTCCTAAGTCTGAAGCTTTAGTTTCTACTAAAGCTTCAGAGGAAATAAAGGTTTCTCTTACTCCCAAATCTGAAGCAAAAGTAGAAACTAAGGTAGTAGAAGAAATACCAGTTTCTATCCCGCAAAAAGTAGAAACTAAGGTAATAGAAAAAGAAGACGAAATTGTAATCCCTGTTACTGAAAAAGTAGAAACTGAAAAGAAAGTTAGCCAAAAAGATGACAAAAAAAAAGAAGAAGAAAGTCAAGAAACGGTAAAAAATGAGCATGTTTTGACCGGCAAAAAAATCGTAATTGCTGGTAGTTTATCCCAAATAAATCGAGATGAAGCCAGAATATTGTTACAAAAATTACGGGCAACCATAACCACTTCTCTAAGTTCTAAAACTCACTATATTGTTGTGGGGAAAGAACCTGGTGATAAACTCAAAAAAGCACAAAAATTAGGAATTCCTCAACTAACAGAATCTGAATTTGTCGAATTACTAAAATAG